One genomic segment of Paraburkholderia caffeinilytica includes these proteins:
- the kdpC gene encoding potassium-transporting ATPase subunit KdpC, with product MKNLFRPLIVIFAVLTAVTGLAYPAVMTVVGQAAFNNQANGSMLEQDGKVVGSKLIGQQFDAPQYFWGRLSATSPMPYNPQASGGSNLGPTNPALLDEVKGRIDALKAAGTDMSKPVPVDLVTSSGSGLDPEISQAAAAYQIERVAKARKLATNDVQALVDRYTSGRQFGIFGEPRVNVLQLNLALDEMKHG from the coding sequence ATGAAAAATCTGTTCCGTCCGTTGATCGTGATCTTCGCGGTGCTGACCGCCGTCACCGGTCTCGCTTATCCCGCCGTGATGACCGTGGTCGGTCAGGCGGCCTTCAACAACCAGGCTAACGGCAGCATGCTCGAGCAGGACGGCAAGGTGGTCGGCTCGAAGCTGATCGGCCAGCAGTTCGATGCGCCGCAGTACTTCTGGGGCCGTCTGTCGGCCACCAGTCCGATGCCGTACAACCCGCAGGCTTCGGGCGGTTCGAACCTCGGTCCGACCAACCCGGCGTTGCTCGATGAAGTCAAAGGCCGCATCGACGCGTTGAAGGCGGCCGGCACGGATATGTCGAAGCCGGTGCCGGTCGATCTGGTGACGTCCTCGGGCAGCGGTCTCGATCCTGAGATCAGCCAGGCGGCGGCCGCCTATCAGATCGAACGCGTCGCCAAGGCGCGTAAGCTCGCTACCAACGATGTGCAGGCGCTGGTCGATCGTTATACGAGCGGCCGTCAGTTCGGTATTTTCGGTGAGCCGCGTGTGAATGTGCTGCAACTGAATCTGGCGCTCGATGA